One Lepus europaeus isolate LE1 chromosome 7, mLepTim1.pri, whole genome shotgun sequence DNA segment encodes these proteins:
- the TCN1 gene encoding transcobalamin-1 isoform X2, with protein sequence MRQYHQLPLVGFLLFSLIPSQLCKTCEVSEENDVHLNSLLSTMTTSKYTSGTQSANVLLSLRLVGIQNQTLKQELSQQVRSSVETRESNLSSGQLAMIILALGACHSPDETFIYDHHLISHLENKFQAEIENMAHDGNLLTNYYQVSLDVLVLCLFNGNYSVTKVADLFSPENKNYYLRGHFSVDTGAMAVLALTCMKRSLMNGNIKAGEEDLKEINNHIASLVKKILSQKKENGLIGNIFSTGEAMQALFVSSDYYKESEWNCQQTLDTVLTEISQGAFNIPIAAAQILPALMGKTYLNVSKDSSCVSGSGNFNISSHVPKSVTTPNPPSTISVNYSVVITKTYFTTVTVPSGSVFLDVMEEAQKINKTVFGFTAEKSSWGPYITSVQGLKANNNERTFWEILSGGKPLSQGVGNYVVHDGESLEIHWSKY encoded by the exons ATGAGACAATACCACCAGCTACCCTTAGTGGGGTTCCTATTGTTTTCTCTCATTCCAAGCCAACTTTGCAAGACTTGTG AAGTAAGTGAAGAAAATGATGTCCATCTAAACTCTCTGTTGAGCACAATGACCACTTCAAAATACACAAGTGGAACCCAATCTGCCAACGTTCTGTTGTCCCTCAGACTTGTCGGGATCCAGAACCAAACCCTAAAACAAGAGCTGTCCCAACAAGTCAGATCCAGTGTGGAGACGAGAG agtcAAATTTAAGCTCAGGACAGCTTGCCATGATAATACTTGCTTTGGGAGCATGCCATTCCCCTGATGAAACCTTTATATATGATCATCACCTCATCAGTCATCTAGAAAATAAAttccaagcagaaattgaaaatatGG CACATGATGGCAATCTACTGACTAATTACTACCAGGTCAGCCTGGATGTCTTGGTCTTGTGTCTATTTAATGGGAACTACTCAGTCACCAAAGTTGCTGACCTTTTCTCTcctgaaaataaaaactattatcTTCGTGGCCACTTCTCAGTAG ATACCGGAGCGATGGCAGTCTTGGCTCTGACCTGTATGAAGAGGAGTCTAATGAACGGAAATATCAAAGCAGGTGAAGAGGACTTAAAGGAGATCAATAATCACATAGCATCActggtaaaaaaaattctatctcagaagaaagaaaatggtctCATTGGAAACATATTTAGTACAGGAGAAGCTATGCAG gcaCTTTTTGTCTCATCAGATTACTACAAAGAAAGTGAATGGAATTGCCAACAAACTCTGGACACAGTACTTACAGAAATTTCTCAGGGAGCATTCAATATTCCAATTGCTGCAGCCCAGATCTTACCTGCCCTGATGGGAAAGACGTACTTGAATGTTAGCAAAGATTCCTCTTGTGTCAGTGGTTCAG gtAACTTCAACATTTCCAGTCATGTGCCTAAATCTGTGACAACTCCTAACCCACCCTCAACTATATCGGTCAATTACTCTGTGGTAATCACCAAAACATATTTCACCACCGTCACTGTGCCCAGTGGTTCTGTCTTCCTAGATGTGATGGAGGAAgctcagaaaataaataagactgtATTTGG TTTCACAGCGGAGAAGAGCTCATGGGGCCCCTACATCACCTCTGTTCAGGGCCTAAAGGCCAACAATAATGAGAGAACCTTTTGGGAAATTCTGAGTGGAGGCAAACCACTGAGCCAAG GAGTTGGTAATTATGTTGTCCACGATGGAGAAAGCTTAGAAATTCACTGGAGCAAATACTAA
- the TCN1 gene encoding transcobalamin-1 isoform X1, which produces MRQYHQLPLVGFLLFSLIPSQLCKTCEVSEENDVHLNSLLSTMTTSKYTSGTQSANVLLSLRLVGIQNQTLKQELSQQVRSSVETRESNLSSGQLAMIILALGACHSPDETFIYDHHLISHLENKFQAEIENMVAHDGNLLTNYYQVSLDVLVLCLFNGNYSVTKVADLFSPENKNYYLRGHFSVDTGAMAVLALTCMKRSLMNGNIKAGEEDLKEINNHIASLVKKILSQKKENGLIGNIFSTGEAMQALFVSSDYYKESEWNCQQTLDTVLTEISQGAFNIPIAAAQILPALMGKTYLNVSKDSSCVSGSGNFNISSHVPKSVTTPNPPSTISVNYSVVITKTYFTTVTVPSGSVFLDVMEEAQKINKTVFGFTAEKSSWGPYITSVQGLKANNNERTFWEILSGGKPLSQGVGNYVVHDGESLEIHWSKY; this is translated from the exons ATGAGACAATACCACCAGCTACCCTTAGTGGGGTTCCTATTGTTTTCTCTCATTCCAAGCCAACTTTGCAAGACTTGTG AAGTAAGTGAAGAAAATGATGTCCATCTAAACTCTCTGTTGAGCACAATGACCACTTCAAAATACACAAGTGGAACCCAATCTGCCAACGTTCTGTTGTCCCTCAGACTTGTCGGGATCCAGAACCAAACCCTAAAACAAGAGCTGTCCCAACAAGTCAGATCCAGTGTGGAGACGAGAG agtcAAATTTAAGCTCAGGACAGCTTGCCATGATAATACTTGCTTTGGGAGCATGCCATTCCCCTGATGAAACCTTTATATATGATCATCACCTCATCAGTCATCTAGAAAATAAAttccaagcagaaattgaaaatatGG TAGCACATGATGGCAATCTACTGACTAATTACTACCAGGTCAGCCTGGATGTCTTGGTCTTGTGTCTATTTAATGGGAACTACTCAGTCACCAAAGTTGCTGACCTTTTCTCTcctgaaaataaaaactattatcTTCGTGGCCACTTCTCAGTAG ATACCGGAGCGATGGCAGTCTTGGCTCTGACCTGTATGAAGAGGAGTCTAATGAACGGAAATATCAAAGCAGGTGAAGAGGACTTAAAGGAGATCAATAATCACATAGCATCActggtaaaaaaaattctatctcagaagaaagaaaatggtctCATTGGAAACATATTTAGTACAGGAGAAGCTATGCAG gcaCTTTTTGTCTCATCAGATTACTACAAAGAAAGTGAATGGAATTGCCAACAAACTCTGGACACAGTACTTACAGAAATTTCTCAGGGAGCATTCAATATTCCAATTGCTGCAGCCCAGATCTTACCTGCCCTGATGGGAAAGACGTACTTGAATGTTAGCAAAGATTCCTCTTGTGTCAGTGGTTCAG gtAACTTCAACATTTCCAGTCATGTGCCTAAATCTGTGACAACTCCTAACCCACCCTCAACTATATCGGTCAATTACTCTGTGGTAATCACCAAAACATATTTCACCACCGTCACTGTGCCCAGTGGTTCTGTCTTCCTAGATGTGATGGAGGAAgctcagaaaataaataagactgtATTTGG TTTCACAGCGGAGAAGAGCTCATGGGGCCCCTACATCACCTCTGTTCAGGGCCTAAAGGCCAACAATAATGAGAGAACCTTTTGGGAAATTCTGAGTGGAGGCAAACCACTGAGCCAAG GAGTTGGTAATTATGTTGTCCACGATGGAGAAAGCTTAGAAATTCACTGGAGCAAATACTAA
- the TCN1 gene encoding transcobalamin-1 isoform X3, translating into MRQYHQLPLVGFLLFSLIPSQLCKTCEVSEENDVHLNSLLSTMTTSKYTSGTQSANVLLSLRLVGIQNQTLKQELSQQVRSSVETRESNLSSGQLAMIILALGACHSPDETFIYDHHLISHLENKFQAEIENMVAHDGNLLTNYYQVSLDVLVLCLFNGNYSVTKVADLFSPENKNYYLRGHFSVDTGAMAVLALTCMKRSLMNGNIKAGEEDLKEINNHIASLVKKILSQKKENGLIGNIFSTGEAMQALFVSSDYYKESEWNCQQTLDTVLTEISQGAFNIPIAAAQILPALMGKTYLNVSKDSSCVSGSGNFNISSHVPKSVTTPNPPSTISVNYSVVITKTYFTTVTVPSGSVFLDVMEEAQKINKTVFGSW; encoded by the exons ATGAGACAATACCACCAGCTACCCTTAGTGGGGTTCCTATTGTTTTCTCTCATTCCAAGCCAACTTTGCAAGACTTGTG AAGTAAGTGAAGAAAATGATGTCCATCTAAACTCTCTGTTGAGCACAATGACCACTTCAAAATACACAAGTGGAACCCAATCTGCCAACGTTCTGTTGTCCCTCAGACTTGTCGGGATCCAGAACCAAACCCTAAAACAAGAGCTGTCCCAACAAGTCAGATCCAGTGTGGAGACGAGAG agtcAAATTTAAGCTCAGGACAGCTTGCCATGATAATACTTGCTTTGGGAGCATGCCATTCCCCTGATGAAACCTTTATATATGATCATCACCTCATCAGTCATCTAGAAAATAAAttccaagcagaaattgaaaatatGG TAGCACATGATGGCAATCTACTGACTAATTACTACCAGGTCAGCCTGGATGTCTTGGTCTTGTGTCTATTTAATGGGAACTACTCAGTCACCAAAGTTGCTGACCTTTTCTCTcctgaaaataaaaactattatcTTCGTGGCCACTTCTCAGTAG ATACCGGAGCGATGGCAGTCTTGGCTCTGACCTGTATGAAGAGGAGTCTAATGAACGGAAATATCAAAGCAGGTGAAGAGGACTTAAAGGAGATCAATAATCACATAGCATCActggtaaaaaaaattctatctcagaagaaagaaaatggtctCATTGGAAACATATTTAGTACAGGAGAAGCTATGCAG gcaCTTTTTGTCTCATCAGATTACTACAAAGAAAGTGAATGGAATTGCCAACAAACTCTGGACACAGTACTTACAGAAATTTCTCAGGGAGCATTCAATATTCCAATTGCTGCAGCCCAGATCTTACCTGCCCTGATGGGAAAGACGTACTTGAATGTTAGCAAAGATTCCTCTTGTGTCAGTGGTTCAG gtAACTTCAACATTTCCAGTCATGTGCCTAAATCTGTGACAACTCCTAACCCACCCTCAACTATATCGGTCAATTACTCTGTGGTAATCACCAAAACATATTTCACCACCGTCACTGTGCCCAGTGGTTCTGTCTTCCTAGATGTGATGGAGGAAgctcagaaaataaataagactgtATTTGG GAGTTGGTAA